ATTCCCATGCCTCGAAAACAGCCTGCAGCCCCTGTCGGCCAGACCGGTGTCAATATCAGGCCGAGCAGCCCGGCGGGAATGATCAATCCCGCGAACAGCGGTCCGGCCCACAGGTTGACCAGCAGGCCCGCGGGCGCCACCAGGTGGAAGTGCCAGAGCACAAAGGGGGTGGTCGTTATGGTTGCCGCCGGGGTGACCATGCCTATCTGCGCTACTCGGCGCCAGCGCATGGACATGTCCGGGAGCATGCGGCTCCAGCGGGGCAGGAAAATCAGGATGCCGAATACCCCGGCGAAAGACAGCTGGAAGGACGGCATGAACAAAGCCATGGGGGTTGCAACCAGAATGACACAGGCAATCGCCAGTGCCGTATGGGTCGGTCGGCAGCAACGTCGGGTGCATAGCAGTGCGGCCACGACTCCCATGGCGAGCCATGCACGTATGGCTGGCAGAGCCTGGCCGGTCAGTTGCAGGTAGCACCATAACGGCAGCAGTAGCAGGCAGGGCAGCAAACGACGGGGCGGCAGCAAAAGCAGAAGTCCTTCGCTGCGGCGCACGATGGCCTGCAGGAGTATGTAGCCGAAGGTGGCGACCAGTCCGAAATGAAAGCCGGAAATCGAGAACAGATGGGTTAACCCGAGATGCGCCAGACGCTGGCGCTGCGGTCGGGGCAGGGCGTCTTTGTCGCCGATGACCAAAGCCCGTGTCAGCGCTGCCTGGTTCCGGTCCGGAACGGAGCGGTCGATAAGATCTCCCACGGAGTTGCGCAGGCGGCTCAGCGTATTCAATTCGGCTCGTTTCAGCAGAGCGATACTCTCATCGTCAGGTATGAAGGCGGTAAACTGTATATCTTTAGCCGCGAGATAACGCGGGTAGTCGTATTCTCCAGGCGTTCCGAACCGACGCGGAATGCGCAGACGGGTGCGCACGGCGATCTCGTCACCCGGGCGGAAGCGACGAGCCGATTTTTCGATGGTCAGGCGTACGCCGCCTGCCGCCGTCGCAGGATGCTGTTTTTGTAAAACATGGTGGAGGCGGAGATCGAGCTGTTTGCGGTTGTTCGGGGTCGTTTTTACCTGTTGAATGCGGCCGTAAATCGTTTGAAACGAGTTTTTGGGGAGGGATCGCGGGAAGTCTGTTTCAGAGGCAAACCGGAGCTGGGTATGGCAGAGGCAGTAACCGCACGCCATGATAAAGAGCATAAGTAGTAAAATCCCGGTCCTGGTGTGGCGTGTCGGGAACCATGCCATGGCCAGTATCAACGGTACGACCGGGTGCCAGAGTGGCGGAGGTATGGCCTGGGCCGCCAATACACCGGTTACATAGGCTGCCGCAAGAACCGGCATGTTTAAAACGTTGAGGTTCATTATGGAGGGTGGACGGCATCGAAGCCGGATCGGGGCGGCATGAACTGCATGGCAGCGGTTGCAATAAAAGCGGACTGCCTTGTCTTGAACGATTAATCGCAAGATTAGCAATTCTTACTTTTGCTGGCAAGTCTTTTCACCTCATGCGGGATTTGTCAAAGACGCGGGCATCCGGCGCTTGACGATCATCCAAGGGGCGGGATGCGGTTTTAGAGGGATGGGGTGCCGGGGTCGGCGGGAAAAACCCGGCATACAGAAAACCGATCAGCAGCAGCAACTCGAACATGGACACCTCCTTTTGTGGTGTGTTCAGTTTGCTGCATGGGTGTGACGTAATATGTCGCAACCGGATCTGAAAGGTATGTTGGTTGGGGGGGGGCGCAGACTGTGTTTGTGCTATTTTATGGGCAAAGGCACCGGGGAAACCGGTGCCTTTGCGCGGTTTATCCCATGAAAGACGCGCAGGTCTGGGTGACGGCCTCGGGGATATCGTGCAGAATGTCGTCGATATCTTCTTCCGTCAGGGCCAGGCGTTCCGTTGCCGGGTCATGATACACATCGAGTTCTTCCTGAGGGGTGCGCTGACCGAAGCCGAGGCGCAGGCAGACGAGGCCTCCAAGGTGTACCAGCGAAGCCAGGACACTGGCCTGTTCGCCGATTTTTTCGGGCGAAACGGCATCGTTGTGAAAAAGGGTGCTGGCCACCAGTTGGGGTGCCAGGTGCCAATGGTGAAGCATGGCTGCGCCGATGGCGGCATGACTGTAGGGGAAGAATTTGCGCTCCAGAGTCGTGAGGTTGTCTTCCCCGTTGTAGACGGCCTGCACCAGTTCCGAATACTTTTCGCTGTCGAGATTGTTCATGGCGATTTTGCCGATATGCCGCAGCAGCCCCCCCAAAAAGGCTTCTTCGGGGTCGCAACAACGGGTTTTTCTGGCAATTTCACGCGCACACAAGGCGCAGCCGATGGCATCTTCCAATAAGAGTTTTTCGATTAGTCCGAAGCGTTTGTTCATGTTTTTGACACCGGCTGTCAAAACCAGACTCTTTATGGTGGCCAAACCCAAAACGGCAATGGCGCCTTCGAGATTGTTGATCTGGCGCTGAAAACTGTAGTAGGAGCTGTTGGCAACTTTCAGAACGCTGGCCGCCACCACGGGATCTCGGGAGATGACCTGAGCCACGCTTTTAGCGCTCCAGTCAGGATCTTCGATGGTAAGGAGAAAGTCGTTGACAATATCGGTCATGGCCGGCAGATCCTGAACCGCTGCCAGTGCACAGGCCAGTTCCGGATCGGAGTCAGCCCACTCCGTAAAGGTTTCGGGGGTAAGTTGCGTCGCACTCATGGTTTTATCCTTTATGGGATGAGGCCGGGTTATCGTATGCGCAGATAAGGCTAAGGGGCATCATTGCCTGCGCCAACGGTTTTGAGGGCGTTCGGCGGGTCGTGCGCGACCCCGCTTAAAACTTGAACCGTCGCATGCTGACATTGAGCAACAGCCCCACGCCCGTCATAGTCGTAATCATACTGGTGCCGCCGTAGGAAAAAAGCGGCAGCGGGACACCGACGACCGGCAGCAGGCCGATAACCATGCCGAGGTTGATGACGATATGAAAAAACAGCATGGCACTAACACCAAAAGCCAGAAACATGCCAAATCGCGTTGATGCGTGGCGCGAAATGTTGAGTCCCCAGATTACCAGCAGCAGCAACAGCGCCAGTAAAGTCAGACATCCGATAAATCCCCATTCCTCCGCAAAAACGGAGAACGCAAAGTCGGTGTGGCGCTCAGGCAGAAAAGAGAGCTGGGACTGGGTGCCTTTCATGAAGCCCTTGCCCCAGAAGCCGCCGCTGCCGACGGCAATTTTCGATTGAATGATGTGGTAGCCCGATCCGAGAGGATCGGCTTCCGGATTCAGAAAGGTCAGAATTCTTTGTTTCTGGTAGCCGTGCAGCAAAAACCATCCGCCGGTGGCGGCACTGCCGGCCAGCAATCCCAGGCCCGTCAGGGTGGCCGGTCGAATCCCGGCGAATAAGGCCATGGAAGCACCGATCATCAGCACGATCATGGCGGTGCCGAGGTCGGGCTGTTTCATGATAAGCAGCGCGGGCATCGCCAACATGGTGAATGGGGCCCAGAGTTCCCGAAATGTATAACCCTGCGGCGAGTCCCGTCGACTGAAAAAGCAGGCCAGGGCGATGATGATGACGATTTTCATCAGTTCGCTGGGTTGCAGGTTGAAAAATTTGAGATCCAGCCAGCGTGTGGCGCCCATGGAGGTGCGACCGATGACGAGTACCAGCAGAAGCAGTGAAAGGTTGCCGGCGTAAAGGTAAAAGGCCAGATATTCGAGCCGGCGGTAGTCGATGGCGCAGATACTGACCGCAATAATCAGTCCGCCTCCCAGCCATGAAAGCTGCTTGAGGGAAAACGGCGCGGCCGGCGATGCCCACGATGAGGTGACGCTTATCAGGTTGAGGATACCGAGCCCGGCAATAATCAACACCAGCAACAAAAGTCCCCAGTCGAAGTGTGTGAGAAGACGACGGTCAAACATAATTGAGTCACTCGCTGGACAGGGTTTTATCCGAGGAAGGTTGTTTGTCCAACCCGAAATAGTGGGCGATAATGGTTTTGGCTATGGGAGCCGCAGCACTGCTGCCATGGCTGCCATGTTCCACCACCACGGCAACCGCGATCTCGGGATTGCGGGCCGGTGCATAGGCGGCGAACAGGGCATGGTCGCGAAACCGGTAGGGAATCAGCTTTTCGTCCTTGATGTCGTCGCGCAGTTTCACGACCTGGGCGGTCCCCGTTTTTCCCGCATAGGGCAACTCCTCAAGTCGACTCTTCCAGGCTGTGCCCCCCGGTTCGTTGACCACGGCTTCTAATCCCTTGCGTACCGCATTCAGATGCTGGGCGGATAAGTCGGCCCGGTGGAGAATTTCGGGCTCGGTTTGTTGTACGATCCCGCTTGTGAGGTTTTCAATGCTTTTCACGATATGCGGACGAAACACCGTGCCGCCATTGGCGACGGCAGCGGTCATGGTGGCCAGTTGCAGCGGCGTGGTCAGGATATACCCCTGCCCGATGGAGGCGTTCAGGGTCTCGCCGAGATACCAGCTGGTGCCGTAGCGAGCCTTTTTCCAGGCCCGGTCGGGTATCAGACCGCCTTTTTCCATGCCCACCTGGAACCCAAGGGCGCTGCCCAGGCCGAGTTCCCGCGCCATGGCGGCGATTCGGTCGATGCCGACGTTGAGGGCTACTTCATAGAACCAGACATCGCAGCTTTCTTTAAGCGCTTTGCGCAGGTCGGTCACACCGTGTCCGCGACGCTTCCAGCAGCGAAAGGTGTGATTGCCGACGGTGGTGGAGCCTTCGCAGTTTACACGGGTGTCAGGCCTGGCGGCCCCGGCTTTGAGGGCGGCCAGGGCGGTGACGATTTTAAAAATGGACCCCGGGGGATATTGTCCGCTGATGGCGCGGTTTTGCAGCGGTTTCAAGGGGTTGTTCTGCAAGGCGCGCCATTCCCTGGTGGTCAGACCGCGGGCGAATTGTGCCGGGTCGAAGGTCGGTTGACTGGTAATGGCGAGGATTTCCCCGGTGTGAACATCGAGCACCACGGCGGCCCCGGCCTGACCGTCAAAGGCTTTTTCCGCGACTTGCTGCAGGGAGGCCTGCAGGGTCAAGACGACCTGGTTGCCCGGTTGCGGATCCTGGGTTTTGAGAATCCGCATGGATTTGCCCTGGACATCGACTTCAACCCGTCGTTCGCCATTGATGCCGCACAACACATGTTCCAGCTTTTTTTCGATACCGGCTTTGCCCACCACATCGCCCGGACTGTATTCCTCGAATTCCGGCAGTTTCAGATCCTTTTCGGCAATTTCGCCAAGGTAGCCGAGGAAGTGAGGAGCCACGGCCCCCAGCGGAAAGGAGCGTACCGGGCGGGTTTCCATCAACACTCCGGGCAGATCGACGGTGTTTTCCATGATCTTTTCCAGGGTGTCGCGGTCGACATCCCAGGCCAGGGTGATCGGGCGGTAACGGGGCAGGCGCTTGCCGGCATTCCAGCGTTTGCGCAATTCTTCCCGGTCGATGGATAAAAAGCCGGCCAGCCGTTCCAGCAATAAAGAGGGATCGTCTACCTCCTGGCGCAACACCGCCACATCGAAGGCTGGCCGATTATCCGCCAGCAGTTTGCCGTCGCGATCGAAAATGCGTCCCCGCTGGGCAGTTATGGGGATGTAGCGCGTACGGTTTTTCTCCGACAGAGTACGATAGTGATCATTGCTGATGATCTGCAACTGCCAGAGGCGCAACAACAGCAGTAAAAAGATAATAGCGGCGATCAGGGACGCCAGTACATAACGTTTGCGGCTATGCGGCAGGGTCTGCCAGTCGCTTTCAAATTCTAGGTTCAAAACAGCCCCCCGGCCTGTTTTAAAAATCGGCGTCTATAGG
This DNA window, taken from Syntrophotalea carbinolica DSM 2380, encodes the following:
- a CDS encoding DNA internalization-related competence protein ComEC/Rec2, translated to MPVLAAAYVTGVLAAQAIPPPLWHPVVPLILAMAWFPTRHTRTGILLLMLFIMACGYCLCHTQLRFASETDFPRSLPKNSFQTIYGRIQQVKTTPNNRKQLDLRLHHVLQKQHPATAAGGVRLTIEKSARRFRPGDEIAVRTRLRIPRRFGTPGEYDYPRYLAAKDIQFTAFIPDDESIALLKRAELNTLSRLRNSVGDLIDRSVPDRNQAALTRALVIGDKDALPRPQRQRLAHLGLTHLFSISGFHFGLVATFGYILLQAIVRRSEGLLLLLPPRRLLPCLLLLPLWCYLQLTGQALPAIRAWLAMGVVAALLCTRRCCRPTHTALAIACVILVATPMALFMPSFQLSFAGVFGILIFLPRWSRMLPDMSMRWRRVAQIGMVTPAATITTTPFVLWHFHLVAPAGLLVNLWAGPLFAGLIIPAGLLGLILTPVWPTGAAGCFRGMGMVTAWILGASEPLLNIPALGPRQLYLPGSSLLLISLMVVILLLPWRKWHALLLLTLALALGLWPAPHPEQLRVTAFSVGQGDALLVSDKAGRHYLIDGGGMPRSSFDTGERLVAPALGRLGIQRLTAVILSHDHPDHRDGLVHILKHFPVESFWSTIPREDLWPPLRRVLQERHIPVRTFSPGWTTVEASDHSEVSLFVPPQTSANLNDRSMVFYARYGRNGVLLTGDLEGPGIAHLLRATAVRPVTLLKLPHHGSRTSPVDRLCEHFHPHVVFASLGHNNPFGFPHRQTLHRLDRYRLPLWRTDLHGTLSFDLKNDRWHVRSWHNGLFR
- a CDS encoding HDOD domain-containing protein; translated protein: MSATQLTPETFTEWADSDPELACALAAVQDLPAMTDIVNDFLLTIEDPDWSAKSVAQVISRDPVVAASVLKVANSSYYSFQRQINNLEGAIAVLGLATIKSLVLTAGVKNMNKRFGLIEKLLLEDAIGCALCAREIARKTRCCDPEEAFLGGLLRHIGKIAMNNLDSEKYSELVQAVYNGEDNLTTLERKFFPYSHAAIGAAMLHHWHLAPQLVASTLFHNDAVSPEKIGEQASVLASLVHLGGLVCLRLGFGQRTPQEELDVYHDPATERLALTEEDIDDILHDIPEAVTQTCASFMG
- the rodA gene encoding rod shape-determining protein RodA, giving the protein MFDRRLLTHFDWGLLLLVLIIAGLGILNLISVTSSWASPAAPFSLKQLSWLGGGLIIAVSICAIDYRRLEYLAFYLYAGNLSLLLLVLVIGRTSMGATRWLDLKFFNLQPSELMKIVIIIALACFFSRRDSPQGYTFRELWAPFTMLAMPALLIMKQPDLGTAMIVLMIGASMALFAGIRPATLTGLGLLAGSAATGGWFLLHGYQKQRILTFLNPEADPLGSGYHIIQSKIAVGSGGFWGKGFMKGTQSQLSFLPERHTDFAFSVFAEEWGFIGCLTLLALLLLLVIWGLNISRHASTRFGMFLAFGVSAMLFFHIVINLGMVIGLLPVVGVPLPLFSYGGTSMITTMTGVGLLLNVSMRRFKF
- the mrdA gene encoding penicillin-binding protein 2, which gives rise to MNLEFESDWQTLPHSRKRYVLASLIAAIIFLLLLLRLWQLQIISNDHYRTLSEKNRTRYIPITAQRGRIFDRDGKLLADNRPAFDVAVLRQEVDDPSLLLERLAGFLSIDREELRKRWNAGKRLPRYRPITLAWDVDRDTLEKIMENTVDLPGVLMETRPVRSFPLGAVAPHFLGYLGEIAEKDLKLPEFEEYSPGDVVGKAGIEKKLEHVLCGINGERRVEVDVQGKSMRILKTQDPQPGNQVVLTLQASLQQVAEKAFDGQAGAAVVLDVHTGEILAITSQPTFDPAQFARGLTTREWRALQNNPLKPLQNRAISGQYPPGSIFKIVTALAALKAGAARPDTRVNCEGSTTVGNHTFRCWKRRGHGVTDLRKALKESCDVWFYEVALNVGIDRIAAMARELGLGSALGFQVGMEKGGLIPDRAWKKARYGTSWYLGETLNASIGQGYILTTPLQLATMTAAVANGGTVFRPHIVKSIENLTSGIVQQTEPEILHRADLSAQHLNAVRKGLEAVVNEPGGTAWKSRLEELPYAGKTGTAQVVKLRDDIKDEKLIPYRFRDHALFAAYAPARNPEIAVAVVVEHGSHGSSAAAPIAKTIIAHYFGLDKQPSSDKTLSSE